From a single Pseudomonas triticicola genomic region:
- a CDS encoding cell wall hydrolase, which translates to MGSKGLAGGLLWIFLTGAAWAGAQAPIEAKAEQKAEVLEEKAADKVSAAPAPKSEAITPTEAQAVDPAGAAPLDDPLTCLARSIYWEAKGKDTPEMEAVASVVMNRLGHDGFPDTVCAVVKQGSESGNCQFSWWCDGRPDQVKEDAEYALAKEIAGKALNRQLKDRTRGALYFHDRGVHPSWAKAYRNTAQTGRFLFYKPAGGDAR; encoded by the coding sequence ATGGGATCGAAAGGCTTGGCGGGCGGTTTGTTGTGGATCTTTTTGACCGGCGCAGCATGGGCCGGGGCGCAGGCGCCGATCGAGGCCAAGGCCGAACAGAAAGCCGAGGTGCTCGAAGAGAAAGCAGCGGATAAAGTCAGCGCTGCTCCGGCGCCGAAATCCGAGGCCATCACCCCGACCGAAGCGCAGGCGGTGGACCCGGCCGGCGCCGCGCCGCTGGACGATCCGCTGACCTGTCTGGCGCGCAGTATCTATTGGGAAGCCAAGGGCAAGGACACCCCGGAAATGGAGGCCGTCGCCAGCGTGGTGATGAATCGCCTCGGCCACGATGGCTTTCCCGACACGGTGTGTGCGGTGGTCAAGCAGGGTTCGGAAAGCGGCAATTGCCAGTTTTCCTGGTGGTGCGATGGCAGGCCCGATCAGGTCAAGGAAGACGCCGAATACGCGCTGGCCAAGGAAATCGCCGGCAAGGCGTTGAACCGTCAGCTCAAGGACCGCACGCGCGGCGCCCTGTATTTTCACGATCGCGGCGTGCACCCGAGCTGGGCCAAGGCCTATCGCAACACCGCGCAGACCGGCAGGTTCCTCTTCTACAAACCCGCCGGGGGCGACGCGCGTTAA